The Streptomyces sp. 135 sequence TCGTAGACGGTCGAGGTCAGGCGCGGCTCCCACTCGGCGGCGAGCGCGGGATCGGCGCGCAGCGCGGGCACGGCGGCGTGCGTCATCGACACCGGGCAGCCGTGGCCGCCCTCGGTCTGGGTCCACACCAGGAACCCGGCCGCGCGCCGCACATGCCCGCCGGGCCGCGACCAGGCCGCGGTCAGACCCGCGCCGACCGCCTTGCCGAGGAGCCGGTGCCAGGACGGATGGAAGTCGACCTCGTCGATCCGGTTGCCGTACCGGTCGTGGGTGCGCAGCACGGGCGGGTGGTCGTTGGCGAGCGCACCCCACTCCTGCGCCTGGGCGGAACCGGCGCTGCGGCCGAGCACCGAGAGGTCCTCGCGGGCGGAATCGAGGAGCGCCGGGTCCAGATGCCGCTCGACGCCCTCCACGAGGGCCCGGTCGGACGCGAATACGTCATATCCGACCAGGGGCGGAGCCTGGTTGGTCACTGTGTGGGTGGTGGCTGCCATGCCGCTACGGTAAGGAGGTGCACCAGGCAAATGAAACACCCGGGCGGCCCTCCGGACGCTGGAAACGGGCCCGCGCTCTGTACCGCGACGTCTCCAAGCGCAGGACCGCCTGGCTGCTGCTCAAGGACACCGTCAACTCGTGCATCGAGTACCGCATCCTGGGGCTCGCGGCCGAGGCGGCGTTCTTCACGCTGCTCTCCGTGCCGCCGCTGCTCCTGAGCCTCATCGGGCTGCTCGCCTACGTCGACCGGTGGACCGGCGCGAACACCATCGCCAGCGTCGAGAACAACATCCTGGAGGCGTCCCGCACGGTCCTGTCCGACCGGGGGGTGAGCCAGATCGCGCAGCCGATACTGGAGGACGTCATGAAGGTCGGCCGCCCCGACGTGATCTCCATCGGCTTCGTCTTCGCCCTGTGGTCCGGCTCGCGCGCCGTCAACGTCTTCATCGACACGATCACCGTGATGTACGGCCTCGACGGCGTGCGCGGCATCGTCAAGACCCGGCTCCTCGCCTTCGGCCTGTTCATCGTGGCGCTGCTCATCGGCTCGGTCGCGCTGCCGCTGATGGTGGCGGGGCCCGACGCGGTGGTGAAACTGCTGCCGGGCTCGACGACGATCGTCCAGATCCTCTACTGGCCGGTCGTCGTCATCCTCTCCATCGTCTTCCTGACGACGCTGTACCACGTGTCGGTACCGGTGCGCTCGCCGTGGGTCGAGGACATGCCGGGCGCGCTGATCGCGCTCGCCATGTGGGTGCTCGGCAGCTTCCTGCTGCGCATCTACCTCACCAGCACGGTGGAGGGCCCCACGATCTACGGCTCGCTCGCGGCCCCGGTCGCCGTGCTCCTGTGGATCGGCGTCTCGGCCTTCGCGGTCCTCGTGGGCGCGGCCGTCAACGCGGCGATCGACCGCGTCTGGCCGTCCGTCGCCACGGCGGCGGCGCGCGCCGCCAACGACCGCATAAGGGAGGCCCAGGCCGCCGAGGTCATCGCCCGCGCGGCGGCCGCGCGCGAGGGCCTTGACCCCGACGACCCGGAGATGCCCTCCGAGTTCCCCGAACGCTGGTCCCGCTTCCTGCCGCCGGACGACGTGACGGCACGGCTGCGGACGCATGCGAAGCGGAACGGAACCGGAGGGGACGAGAACGTCCCCTCCGGCGACTGAGGAGCGGGGCCCGGGGCGGAGCCCCGTGGCGTCACGCCGACCAGATGCCCGCACCGGCACATTCCTTGACGTAGTCCGAGAAGTCCCTGGGCTCCCGGCCCAGGGCTTCCCGCACCCCCTCGGAGAGCACCGCGTTGCGGCCGTCGAGGTTCGTCTCGAAGAGCTCGACCAGGAACTCCGCCTCCGCGGCCGGGACACCGAACTCCCAGAGGGCGGCCCCGTAGTCGCGGGCCGGGACCGGGACGTAGGCGATGTCCCGCCCGGCCGCCCCCGACACCTCCGCCACCGCCTCCCGGAACGACAGCAGCCGGGGGCCGGTGAGGTCCAGGGTCCGGCCGGCAAACCGGTCGCCGCCGGTCAGCGCCGCCACCACCACGTCCGCGATGTCCCGCGTGTCGATGAACGGTTCGAGCACCTCGCCGCCGGGGAAGACCAACTCCCCGCCCCGCATCCCGTCCAGCAGCGGCCCCTCGCTGAAGTTCTGCGCGAACCACGCGGCCCGTACGACCGTCCACCCGGCCCCCGAG is a genomic window containing:
- a CDS encoding YihY/virulence factor BrkB family protein, which gives rise to MHQANETPGRPSGRWKRARALYRDVSKRRTAWLLLKDTVNSCIEYRILGLAAEAAFFTLLSVPPLLLSLIGLLAYVDRWTGANTIASVENNILEASRTVLSDRGVSQIAQPILEDVMKVGRPDVISIGFVFALWSGSRAVNVFIDTITVMYGLDGVRGIVKTRLLAFGLFIVALLIGSVALPLMVAGPDAVVKLLPGSTTIVQILYWPVVVILSIVFLTTLYHVSVPVRSPWVEDMPGALIALAMWVLGSFLLRIYLTSTVEGPTIYGSLAAPVAVLLWIGVSAFAVLVGAAVNAAIDRVWPSVATAAARAANDRIREAQAAEVIARAAAAREGLDPDDPEMPSEFPERWSRFLPPDDVTARLRTHAKRNGTGGDENVPSGD
- a CDS encoding NAD(P)H-binding protein codes for the protein MTTDTVKMTVLVTGATGRVGRRVVESAEAAGLTVRPASRAGAVRFDWADRSTWADALRGADAAHLAHLPDVGAPGAAEAVGAFARLAVELGVRRLTLLSARGEPQAHATEQAVRDSGAGWTVVRAAWFAQNFSEGPLLDGMRGGELVFPGGEVLEPFIDTRDIADVVVAALTGGDRFAGRTLDLTGPRLLSFREAVAEVSGAAGRDIAYVPVPARDYGAALWEFGVPAAEAEFLVELFETNLDGRNAVLSEGVREALGREPRDFSDYVKECAGAGIWSA